In Camelina sativa cultivar DH55 chromosome 13, Cs, whole genome shotgun sequence, the genomic window AGCAACAATGAAGCATGCCTTTCACTTGCCATCTGTGACGAGGTACCCCAGAGAATTCACcatcttttatgattttttgaatTCGGATACTAGATGCACTAATTTCTTTTCATAAACATTTGACTAGGAATAAAATTACTCGGAGTACTTTTGAAATGCTGCCTCAGTTTTTGTCGGACTTGCAAAGGATGCCAAATCCCTGGAGCATAGTAGTTTTGGTgagtctctctttttcttacgGTTCATCATCATAGAAAGAGCCACTTCAACATCTTACATAACTCAGGGATGCCGTTTATCTGTGAAAAAtagtttctcatttttttaacGACTTAGATAGGAACTGTCGTGCAAAACCtgttttaatgattaaaaatattccAATGGGCTTAACAACTTAGATAGGAAATGTTGCACTGTCAGTTCTCCGGGTGGGTAATGAGTTCTTTCCCTAaactgtttccttttgatttcTCGATTTAAGGCAGTTTTTTATCGTTTCTCGTCGCATGCCGGTTTAGCTGGACTCTGGATGCATGTAACATGACATGACTAGAGGAAATATGAGGCAGTTCTGTTCTTCATCTGATTAGAGTTCTTTCTGCTTTAGGATAAACTACTGAGCAGATTATTTGTATACTATTTTGCAGTGCATATATGAAGCTGGAAAGTTTGATAAACTTCGATTGTTAGACATATTCTGTGAGACACTTGACCCAGAAGCACGTTACTTGAAATATTTTTCACCTTCGGCAACTGTCAACTGTCAGAGTCATGATTCAGGACGTAGTAGTGTTATCAGACGGGTTCTGCACAAGCTCAGGTGAATTTTGTTGTAAGGAATAAATGTGAAATATCCCCCTTACACAATAGCAGCTAAGTACTCTCAAACTTGTCAAACCACACATCATTTTTCAGATGGATCTTAGTATACTTACACCTTGTTGCAAAATTTAGGGAACAAGATTTTGAGGATTAGTTTTGGTAAATCATGTTAGATCTATTAGTAATCTTTACTGTTCTCGAGTTAGTAGGCCTAAAAATCTTAGGTCATTGAGAGCTTGTGTTAATTATCTTTACGATAAGCTTGACTCAAAAGTTCTGAAGCTCTTGCATTCAAATTTCTCAGGGATCTTTCACCTTCACAGCTGTCTAACATGTTGAAAAGTTGGGAAAAACTCACTGCGGATTTCAGTGAGGTAATAATTAACTAAGATTTAGCACGACTTTATCGTTGCTCTTAACTTGCATATTTCGTATGTGATTTCTAATTTCATTTGTCCCGAAAAAATTTCTTCTGTTCTTTCATTTCCTTTGGGCTTGGGCATCTAAACTCCTCCATGTTCCTAACATCCCTTGTGCGGAGGACTTTTGATTTCTAATCTGTTTATCTGAAAATATTGCTTGAGAGATATCACGTTAATGATCGTGAAAGTTGTATTACTCGGCGTCTTTTTAGATAGATATGGTTGATTTCAGTGATATATGTTAGTCCATCATCAGTTTTGAGTTCTCtagatgagttattaacttGTTTCTTTGTTCCCTGCCGTTAGATGAATGACAAAGTAATGGAATTGCATCCGTTCATGAGATCCGTGGAAGCAGCAGGTCAGAGACAAGGACTACCCAACAGCCCAAAGTAAATCTCTAGAGATTGTTCTTTTTTCAAACTGAATACCATGTATGAGTTCAGAtagtttctcttttgatttttgaccTCTGGAAGATCGTCTTGGAAAGTCAGTCTCTTGAAACATATTCTCTTTTGTTCCCTTCGTTCCTGTGTATGGGGAAACTTTGATGAGGAAACTTGGTGTCTTATTCAGCTACTATGTATTCATTACTATATACATAAGTTCATCTACTCTCATTAGTTTCTGTTGCCCATCTTAATAACCACTTACATTGAATAAAAGTTTGACTTTGATGTGACAGAAAGCATGCATCCCGAAGCCATTCAAAGCATGAAAAGGAGCTTAAAGCCATGACTGATAAGGTTGCCGCAGTCATAGAATTCATGCTAAGGTGAACTTTACTTTGTCACTTAGTTTTTTAGGAAGCAAGTTATGTTTGAACTCTACTTGTTTATACATGGCTTCTGATTTGACTGTCGTAATTTAGAATGTTGTCATGTCAGGTGTTTTGTGAATTAATCACAGCCTTTTTTGTATGGAGCAGGGAATACATGAAGCCAGTTGAGAGTGTTCCTTTCCAAGAAATTGTATGTTTTAAGAATGTCGATATACTTCAATCTGTAAGTCCTTATCATCCTTATTCCTCTTTTGTTCTCTTATACCTATATTACTTCAAATTTTACAATAGATAGTCAATTATTATACTCTGCTCATGTGGCATCATTCTTGTCAACTTAAAGCAAACCAGTTACAGGATCAGTTCTAAGAAAGTCTGAGCatcattgtttttttcacaGATCCATAAAAGATTGATATAGTGCTATCGCTTCTCTTGGTGCTTCAGACTTTACAGTTggcatttttctctttttcccattAGTCTGATATTTGTGTCTGTTTCAGGCTTTGCTTGGAGACCCAAGAGGCAAGATCCAATCAGATCTACTGGAATCTCACAATATCCTCCACTGTGTGTGCTGCAGCAAGAGAGGCACCAATCTATTGCCTTCCATGCATGATACGTCGATTTTGTGAGTCGTCCTTTACCTATATAAACTTGTATTCTCCTGCTATCGCTCATGAAACAATTCTTTTGGTATTACATCTTTTTCTGGAATATGATTTTGGGAGATTCCCATTGTCCCAaactatcttcaaaacacatAAGCACATGAACATAAACCgacttctttctcctttttttttgcttcaataTGTGTTGCAACGAAAAGATTTGTGATACTTTATTAATCAGGTACACGCTTGCACAAGAGCACCCTGATGTTATCAACCTCCATGACTGGTATCAATCTTTCAAGACGATACTTATTCCCCGGAGTAGCAAAGCTAAACCAAAATCGAAGTcatcttcaaaatcaaagaaacgaAAGGACATGTGTGAAGAACCAGAAGCACCCACTGAAGCTTTAATTCAGTATCCTTTTTTGGTATTCAGATTATGTCCTtggaaaggagaaaaaaaagagtaaagcaaagaaaaagaaatctcgACTTCATTTCTTAGTAGTAATTGGAAACAAGATTAGTAATTCGTGATCCACCTATGGTCATCCTTCTTTATATGTTCATTTCGCAGGACATGTACATAAATGCAGGCAACCAGAAATTTCATAATCTGTCATAAAACTTTCGATTCCTTAACGTTTGTTTCCAACAGAGCTCGATTTTGCAGAGCTGTAATGGAGCTTCAGATAGCAGGACTTATTCGCATGCCTTCAAAAAGACGTCCAGATTTTGTGCAAAGAGTGGCTTTTGGTTCTTAGGaatagtttcaaactttcaatacTGCCTTCCATTGTAAGTGTACTTTAATCTATATGTGTTCATAACCTGTTTCCATGAATCTGTTCAGAGAAATCCGTTTATAGAGATTAGAACTggcacaaattatttttatctgaCTTATCTTAATGTAAACAAAATGGTAGTTGCCGCTGGGCGGTCAGATTCAGTTGTTAGGCTTTGTCTGACGGTCAGACTCTGACCTCCTCCAATTTAAAACTAAGACAGAACTAAGACTCGTCAACATACGTTagctcatttttaaaaaatttccataGTTGACTATTAAAAACCATGGAAAAGTCTCTGTATTAAGATTCTCAAGTCTCCCCCTAAACTCCTTTTTATGGTACCTGTGACTTCGTATGTCTTTACAATTCCCCTTCTTCGAGCTTGGACTACTGTAACAACTCTCCCCTCTGCTCTAATTTCTATTGAACACTCTGAAGTCTGAACTAACAAAATGTCTATGATAACCCTGGTCACGACTTGTCTCTGTTTCGTGCTGGTGTCTAGCTCCACATGGGCAAACGAGGCCAACGTAAATTGCCTGAGGACCATAAAATCTCAAGTTGAAGATCCGAATGGATACTTATCCAGTTGGAATTTTTCCAACGAAACTGAAGGGTTTGTTTGCAAATTCAGTGGTGTCAGTTGTTGGGATGAGAAAAGGGTTATGAGCATTCAACTTCCTGGTTGTGGTCTCAAAGGAGGGTTTCCTCTTGGAATCAAGGAATGTTCTGATCTGACAGGTCTGGATCTTTCTAGGAACAACTTCTCTGGTCCTTTACCATCCAACATATTCTCCCTCATTCCATTTGTTACAGTTCTCGACCTCTCCTACAACCAATTCTCCGGTGAAATCCCTGCCAGCTTATCAAACATTACCTATCTGAACAATCTTATGCTTCGTCATAATCAGTTCACTGGCCAGCTTCCTCCCCAGCTAGTGTTACTTAGACGGCTCAGATGGTTCTCAGTGGCAGACAATCTTCTGACCGGCCATATCCCGAATTTCGAGGAATCCTTGCACATTGGACCGGAGAATTATGCTAATAACCTGGATTTGTGTAGTAAGCCTCTAGATGCTTGCGTTGAtcgggaagaagaagaagaagaaatgatccCGTTAGGGAAGATGGGTGCAGCAATTGGTGCGACTTTACTTGCACCTGTAGGTGTATTCTTAGGTTGGTTCTTCTTCAATGGTAGTAAGGAGAAACAAGGAGATATAAAAGGCCGAAAATGGATTTACCATATTGGGGACTGAAACaaatgtaaatatgtttatcatCGATGTCTCTTAATCAGTTTAATTTCTGCACACTTAATTGAAAAGAGTATTAATGCATGCTTTTATATCTACCTAANCACGTTagctcatttttaaaaaatttccataGTTGACTATTAAAAACCATGGAAAAGTCTCTGTATTAAGATTCTCAAGTCTCCCCCTAAACTCCTTTTTATGGTACCTGTGACTTCGTATGTCTTTACAATTCCCCTTCTTCGAGCTTGGACTACTGTAACAACTCTCCCCTCTGCTCTAATTTCTATTGAACACTCTGAAGTCTGAACTAACAAAATGTCTATGATAACCCTGGTCACGACTTGTCTCTGTTTCGTGCTGGTGTCTAGCTCCACATGGGCAAACGAGGCCAACGTAAATTGCCTGAGGACCATAAAATCTCAAGTTGAAGATCCGAATGGATACTTATCCAGTTGGAATTTTTCCAACGAAACTGAAGGGTTTGTTTGCAAATTCAGTGGTGTCAGTTGTTGGGATGAGAAAAGGGTTATGAGCATTCAACTTCCTGGTTGTGGTCTCAAAGGAGGGTTTCCTCTTGGAATCAAGGAATGTTCTGATCTGACAGGTCTGGATCTTTCTAGGAACAACTTCTCTGGTCCTTTACCATCCAACATATTCTCCCTCATTCCATTTGTTACAGTTCTCGACCTCTCCTACAACCAATTCTCCGGTGAAATCCCTGCCAGCTTATCAAACATTACCTATCTGAACAATCTTATGCTTCGTCATAATCAGTTCACTGGCCAGCTTCCTCCCCAGCTAGTGTTACTTAGACGGCTCAGATGGTTCTCAGTGGCAGACAATCTTCTGACCGGCCATATCCCGAATTTCGAGGAATCCTTGCACATTGGACCGGAGAATTATGCTAATAACCTGGATTTGTGTAGTAAGCCTCTAGATGCTTGCGTTGAtcgggaagaagaagaagaagaaatgatccCGTTAGGGAAGATGGGTGCAGCAATTGGTGCGACTTTACTTGCACCTGTAGGTGTATTCTTAGGTTGGTTCTTCTTCAATGGTAGTAAGGAGAAACAAGGAGATATAAAAGGCCGAAAATGGATTTACCATATTGGGGACTGAAACaaatgtaaatatgtttatcatCGATGTCTCTTAATCAGTTTAATTTCTGCACACTTAATTGAAAAGAGTATTAATGCATGCTTTTATATCTACCTAAAATCTTTGAGAAAACTATGGTTTGTGACATGTTATATATCAATCTTAATCTAACTTTCCcatacacaaaataaattaccGTATTATGTTAAAGTTATGTttacctcttttcttttttctttttgttgtaacaGAACAAcggaaattttaaaattataatattgaaagATAAGATACTAGTTTAAAGCCCGTACTACGTACGGGTCCAAAATGTATTACATGTAATCTAGATTTAAAGACTATATAATTGTAATTGAAAATCAAGTTTGTGCTTGTATGATTTAACAAAGCTAAAAATGTTTAAACGTTCATTAACTTATTCAAAATAGCGTTGTaactttatttgattaattttccAAAGTATACATATCAAAGGACCTCAaaaattcataatcatattataacaaaacaatCTTACCGTTCTTGCTTGGGAAGGTAGAAATCAATCATAGCGAACTCTGACTGTTCCTTATCTCTTCGGCCCTTTTTATCATGTGTGAATAATCTTTAATTAGTCCTTCCTGTATTGAGCAATTGCAGTATTTCattagtaattattaaaatcttTCCTATGATTAACAATATAAGGCTCGTAAACATGGTTCTATTGAGTATGAAcacctaagaaaaaaaaagtgagaaattTACCTTTATATTTGCTCTTTTACGAAGATGTTTTGTGCTGCAACAAAGGATCTGCATATCATATCTAGTTGTTGTGTTAGAGTAAATGGTCTTTAAGAAGAGTCATCTCCATAGTAATGCTGTGTAGTTACTGAAAGcgtaaattaagaaaaatgcaAATAGTAAGAAACACACTGACTtcatttgacatttttatttgcTATCTCTGTAAATGACTACTTTTAATTTGACATGAAGAAACTTTCACCTATTGAACTGTGCAGGAGACAAATGTAATAATCGAGCAACATGACTTCAGAATGGAATATGAACCTGCAAATCCAAACATAAAATACATAACTCATAATTATGAGACTGAGAAAGAAAATGTGAAATACAAAATTTGATGAGCATGAAAAACaatgatgaagaaacaaaaccagaatTGAGAGAGTCGAAAACAGAGATTATTATAAATTGTAGGAGAATTTGATGAGATATGCAATTGATGAAACGATgatgaacaaattaaaccataaCTGAGAAATACAAAAATAGAATTTAAATTGCAAACGGAAGAAGAGACATGCGAATCATAACATAATATCTGGATCGTAATTTATGTACCTTTTTCCCAACAATTTTTTCCTTCGTTTTCTCTGTTCTAgttgtgatttttttgggtttttaatggAGGACTAAGAGAATAGAGAGTTTGTTGACTCTCATCAGTATATAtcgtggaggaagaggagagataGTGGGCGAAACGGTTGAAGTAGatgaattttgtaaatatttattttacgtGGAAAAGTAAAAGTTTAATTGTTTAGgaagctgattttttttttttttttttttaaataaaaaaataatctgaTGTGGCTTAATTTGATTGGACATGTGAtttgtgctttataggataaagtatatggtttttttgttatatgaaattagtatagaaacaattttttactGTTTCAATAATGTAATATAGCTTCTGTAACAATTTTTTACTGTTACAATAATGTAATATAGCTtctgtaatatattattttacttgtTTATAAAGTATATTGAAAATTCTGGAGAGATAAACACCTTAGATTGGTAACTACATTATCTGCTGATTATTGTTTTTTCCCTACGGTTAATTCTATTAGTTTTTCATTAATTCTTTAGTTGGAAAGAAACCTCTAACCATAAACACGTATAATCTGCCAAAAACCAGAAACAAAACTAACTTCTTTGCAGTATAAATTACGaaccaaattcaaattcaaaacaataaaaaaaaaacaaagaacacacaAGAAATGGCGAGATCCttgaatatttgtttattcttattCATTTCTTCGACATCAAAGCTAACCACAAGCTATCCTCTCTCCACAAAGTCTCGATGGATCGTGGACGAAAAAGGCCAAAGGGTGAAACTAGCTTGCGTGAACTGGCCTGCTCATCTCCAGCCTACGGTAGCTGAAGGGCTAAGCAAACAACCATTAGACTCCATCTCCAAGAAGATTGTCTCAATGGGTTTTAACTGCGTTAGGCTCACTTGGCCTCTTGATTTGATGACTAACGACACATTGGCCCTTAAGGTTACTGTTAAACAGTCTTTCGAAAGCTTGAAGTTGTTTGAAGATGTTCGTGGGATTCAGACTCACAATCCCAAAATCCTTAATCTCCCCCTTCTCAACGCATTCCAGGTAAATATAGTTATATAGTGTTTAAGTATACCCGGCCcgttattaattaaatattgtcACACCGGTTTATATATGTTCAGTAGATGAACTATCTAAACGTGAACTAATTTGAatcaataacaaataatatgctattattgtttttttttgtcatcaggAAGTGGTATCGAACCTAGGACAAAACGGAGTGATGGTGATACTAGATAACCACTTGACAACCCCAGGCTGGTGCTGTGGCGAGAATGACCTCGACGCCTTCTTCGGCTACCCTAACTTTGATCCCAAAGTCTGGGCCAATGGCTTGAGCAAGATGGCTACTCTGTTCAAAAGTGCCACTAATGTCGTTGGTGTGAGCCTTAGGAACGAGCCACGTGGCNNNNNNNNNNNNNNNNNNNNNNNNNNNNNNNNNNNNNNNNNNNNNNNNNNNNNNNNNNNNNNNNNNNNNNNNNNNNNNNNNNNNNNNNNNNNNNNNNNNNNNNNNNNNNNNNNNNNNNNNNNNNNNNNNNNNNNNNNNNNNNNGGAGTGATGGTGATACTAGATAACCACTTGACAACCCCAGGCTGGTGCTGTGGCGAGAATGACCTCGACGCCTTCTTCGGCTACCCTAACTTTGATCCCAAAGTCTGGGCCAATGGCTTGAGCAAGATGGCTACTCTGTTCAAAAGTGCCACTAATGTCGTTGGTATGAGCCTTAGGAACGAGCCACGTGGCACTAGAGATTACCCTGACCTTTGGTTCAGGTACGTAcatctttcaaatttttataccAAACTTTGTTTCCactgagaatatatatatataacaacttaCCTAcgtcaaatgaaaaaaaactatatatatttttgaataattttgatttcaattttaaaactaCTTATTAACCTTAACACATGCTGATCAgcaataattttacataaatatgtttGGATTCACGTTGTTATACtatacatatttcaaaatttcacCATTCCCTATTGTTTCTATAACATTGTTCGTGTACCTTTACGTGGTAACTAATTGCATATGCATGCGTGTTAATGGTAACGTGAAGGCATATGCCACAAGGAGCAGAAGCAGTGCACGCCGCAAACCCTAAATTACTAGTCATCCTCTCCGGCATCGACTTCGACACAAATCTCTCTTTCCTCCGTGACCGTTTCTTCAACGTAAGTTTCACCGACAAACTCGTCTTCGAGCTCCACTGGTACAGCTTCTCTGACGGCGGAGACTCGTGGAAAAAATACAACTCTAACGATTTCTGCGCCAAAATCATCTCAAAAGTTACACACAACGGAGGATTCTTAGTAGGGAGAGGCTTTCCTTTGATCTTGAGCGAGTTTGGGACTAACGAGGGAGGCGGTGACATCAGCGGAAACCGGTATATGAACTGTTTGGTGGCTTGGGCGGCTCAGAATGATTTGGATTGGGCGGTTTGGGCGTTAACCGGAGATTATTATTTGAGAAACGGTAAAACAGATATGGCTGAGACTTATGGTATCTTGGATGCGAATTGGAAAGACGTGAGAAACGCTACTTACTTGCAGAAACTCTCTGGAATCCAACAACCCTTTAGAGGCAAGAACCGTAAATGTTATAAATGTTTGAAGattctataactaaaacattACAAATATCTAAATACCGAATCTTGATGTATATGCATGCAGGACCTGGACTACAATCCAAGAACGTTCTCTTCCATCCATCATCTGGACTTTGCGTCACTAATAATCCCTCAGACAAATCACCCACACTTCGATTAGGACCATGCCCTAAAGCCGACACATGTGCGTTCAACACCAACGAAGGCATTCTTTGGGTCAATAAAATGTGCGTGCAAACTCCGAGCTTTGCTGGACAAAAGGTGGAGCTTGGAGTTGGCACTAACTGTTCTAAGCTGGGACAAATCGCAGCTACCAAGATGCATTGGTCGTTCAAGACAAGTAATGGTTTGTTGCTATGTCTTGACGTGGACGAACGTGACAACAGCATCGTCGTTAACCCTTGCAAGTGTTTGACCAAGGATGGTTCGTGTGATCCAGCTAGCCAATGGTTCAAAGTtctttaaatctatatattttctatacGTTTTATTCTTGAGATAATGTATTTGGAATCATCAAGAGTCAAGACTACGAATACGATCGAGCATTTTCATCCTTATATATTAGTACTTCATTTTATCCTTGGAAATAAAATTTCTGACTCCCCTTGAAACTTCTTTGATGTCATAAATACTCAAATtactgtttccttttttttttatatataaaaattggtAAGCACTCTACTAATTATAGCTTAATCACCACAAGCTATAGCTTAATTACTGTTTCCTTTAGTGGGCTACTGCGATCGAATAAAAAATGGGCTGAAAATTGAAGAAGTTCAGGCCCATTATGATCGGCACGCGATATCTAATATATGTCCACGTGTCAGTCAACTTAGCCACTGAGAAATTTCCAGATTATCTGAGTCATTGAGTCATCTGACTTAAAGTTGGAAATTGAccagacaaagaaaataatgataAGCCTTAGGTTTCAACCCTGCACCACCGGCGTTTTATCGGCGTCCGTCAGCCGCGCCGGTTTTATCAAGCGGTGCGGTTCAACTAAACCGGGAAGAACCGTTCGTCGGTTCGGAACGATGGCAATGGCGGCGAGTCCTCTCGAAATCTGCGTCAAAGCATCTATCACCACACCAAACAAGCTCG contains:
- the LOC104738011 gene encoding probably inactive leucine-rich repeat receptor-like protein kinase At5g48380; the encoded protein is MSMITLVTTCLCFVLVSSSTWANEANVNCLRTIKSQVEDPNGYLSSWNFSNETEGFVCKFSGVSCWDEKRVMSIQLPGCGLKGGFPLGIKECSDLTGLDLSRNNFSGPLPSNIFSLIPFVTVLDLSYNQFSGEIPASLSNITYLNNLMLRHNQFTGQLPPQLVLLRRLRWFSVADNLLTGHIPNFEESLHIGPENYANNLDLCSKPLDACVDREEEEEEMIPLGKMGAAIGATLLAPVGVFLGWFFFNGSKEKQGDIKGRKWIYHIGD
- the LOC104735704 gene encoding uncharacterized protein LOC104735704; the encoded protein is MARSLNICLFLFISSTSKLTTSYPLSTKSRWIVDEKGQRVKLACVNWPAHLQPTVAEGLSKQPLDSISKKIVSMGFNCVRLTWPLDLMTNDTLALKVTVKQSFESLKLFEDVRGIQTHNPKILNLPLLNAFQEVVSNLGQNGVMVILDNHLTTPGWCCGENDLDAFFGYPNFDPKVWANGLSKMATLFKSATNVVGMSLRNEPRGTRDYPDLWFRHMPQGAEAVHAANPKLLVILSGIDFDTNLSFLRDRFFNVSFTDKLVFELHWYSFSDGGDSWKKYNSNDFCAKIISKVTHNGGFLVGRGFPLILSEFGTNEGGGDISGNRYMNCLVAWAAQNDLDWAVWALTGDYYLRNGPGLQSKNVLFHPSSGLCVTNNPSDKSPTLRLGPCPKADTCAFNTNEGILWVNKMCVQTPSFAGQKVELGVGTNCSKLGQIAATKMHWSFKTSNGLLLCLDVDERDNSIVVNPCKCLTKDGSCDPASQWFKVL